The following coding sequences lie in one Benincasa hispida cultivar B227 chromosome 6, ASM972705v1, whole genome shotgun sequence genomic window:
- the LOC120080433 gene encoding serine/threonine-protein phosphatase PP1 isozyme 4-like encodes MASQGQGGMDPALLDDIIRRLTEVRLARPGKQVQLSENEIKLLCASSREIFVQQPNLLELEAPIKICGDIHGQFSDLLRLFEYGGFPPSANYLFLGDYVDRGKQSLETICLLLAYKIKYPENFFLLRGNHECASINRIYGFYDECKRRFNVRLWKAFTDCFNCLPVAALIDDKILCMHGGLSPDLQNLDQIRNLSRPTVIPDSGLLCDLLWSDPSKDVKGWGMNDRGVSYTFGPDKVEEFLTTHDLDLVCRAHQVVEDGYEFFAERQLVTIFSAPNYCGEFDNAGALMSVDEELMCSFQILKPADKKGNKVMVPART; translated from the exons ATGGCCTCGCAAGGGCAGGGAGGAATGGACCCTGCTTTATTGGACGACATAATCAGACGCCTCACCGAGGTTCGATTAGCGAGGCCAGGCAAACAGGTCCAGCTTTCCGAGAACGAGATCAAGCTTCTCTGTGCTTCTTCAAGAGAGATTTTCGTTCAGCAACCCAATTTGCTCGAGCTTGAAGCACCCATTAAGATTTGCG GTGACATTCATGGGCAGTTCAGTGATTTGTTGAGGCTTTTTGAATATGGGGGGTTTCCCCCTAGTGCCAATTATTTGTTTCTGGGAGATTATGTTGATCGTGGCAAGCAGAGTCTAGAAACTATTTGTCTATTGCTTGCCTACAAAATCAAGTATCCTGAAAACTTTTTCCTTCTCAGAGGAAATCACGAATGTGCTTCTATTAATAGGATTTACGGGTTTTATGATGAATGTAAGCGGCGCTTTAATGTGAGACTATGGAAGGCATTTACTGACTGCTTTAACTGCCTCCCTGTAGCAGCTCTAATTGATGACAAAATATTATGTATGCATGGTGGTCTCTCCCCTGATCTTCAAAATTTGGATCAAATAAGAAACTTGTCTCGTCCGACAGTCATTCCCGACTCTGGCCTGCTGTGTGATTTGCTTTGGTCCGATCCAAGTAAAGATGTCAAAGGTTGGGGAATGAATGATAGAGGAGTCTCATACACCTTTGGCCCTGATAAGGTGGAAGAATTCTTAACAACACATGACTTGGATCTTGTCTGTCGTGCCCATCAG GTGGTGGAGGATGGATATGAATTCTTTGCCGAGAGACAACTTGTCACAATATTTTCGGCTCCCAACTACTGTGGTGAATTTGATAATGCCGGTGCACTGATGAGTGTTGATGAAGAATTGATGTGCTCTTTCCAGATTCTTAAGCCAGCTGACAAAAAGGGTAATAAAGTCATGGTGCCAGCAAGAACGTAA